The following proteins are encoded in a genomic region of Populus nigra chromosome 16, ddPopNigr1.1, whole genome shotgun sequence:
- the LOC133675497 gene encoding uncharacterized protein LOC133675497 encodes MQHDEVIWQVIRHNHCSFMAKITTGNFCRNPYNITGVCNRSSCPLANSRYATIRDHDGVFYLYMKTIERAHKPNELWERVKLPRNYEKALEIIDKHLMYWPKFLVHKAKQRLTKMTQMRIRMRKLALKTREKIMTTPRKEIKRESRREKKAETAAELDKSIEKELLERLNGGLYGDIHNILPNYFNKILDENELHAVSDDDDVVEPEIEYVQGYDDLEEEDDIEDFGGFAIDESLKNNDDALEDEEEMDTVDRKRLKIRSESARRKVEEDEPRKSKKKARVLVEVENEDASERQRETF; translated from the exons atgcaGCACGATGAGGTCATATGGCAAGTTATCAGGCACAATCACTGCAGTTTTATGGCCAA AATCACAACGGGGAATTTTTGTAGAAACCCATATAACATAACTGGGGTTTGTAATCGGAGCTCTTGCCCTCTTGCTAATAGTCGCTATGCAACTATCCGTGATCACGATG gtgtcttttatttatatatgaagACTATTGAGAGAGCTCATAAACCCAATGAGTTATGGGAAAGAGTAAAGTTGCCGAGAAACTATGAGAAGGCACTTGAAATCATAGACAAGCATTTG ATGTACTGGCCAAAGTTTCTTGTGCACAAAGCTAAACAGCGCCTGACAAAAATGACTCAGATGCGTATACGTATGAGGAAGCTGGCATTGAAAACAAG GGAGAAGATAATGACTACACCCAGAAAAGAGATAAAGAGAGAATCTAGAAGGGAGAAAAAGGCTGAAACAGCTGCTGAACTGGATAAG AGTATTGAGAAAGAGTTGCTTGAAAGACTCAATGGAGGACTTTATGGTGACATACATAATATTCTACCAAACTATTTCAACAAAATTCTTGACGAAAATGAACTGCATGCTGTtagcgatgatgatgatgtagtG GAACCTGAAATAGAATATGTTCAAGGCTATGATGatcttgaagaagaagatgatatagAAGATTTCGGTGGTTTTGCTATTGACGAGTCTCTCAAGAATAATG ATGATGCACTTGAGGATGAAGAGGAGATGGACACAGTTGATCGTAAGAGGTTAAAGATTAGATCAGAGTCTGCTCGTCGAAAGGTGGAGGAAGATGAACCtagaaaatcaaaaaagaaagctAGGGTTCTGGTTGAG GTTGAGAATGAAGATGCTTCTGAAAGGCAGAGGGAAACCTTTTGA
- the LOC133675541 gene encoding protein PAL OF QUIRKY-like has product MVMIDNKAKAETLKFLCSYSGKLLPRSSDGVLRYVGGMTRVLAVDRSISYAELMVKLGEFCGFSVELRCPLPNGDLETLISVKSDEELTNLITEYDRSCPGSKIRAILFPPKSLKKISPPTSNASSIEFSPTKSVFNHDRSGSFSPPIGYKGRRCSPSRPQELLRHNHQCCGYWH; this is encoded by the exons ATGGTGATGATTGACAATAAAGCAAAAGCAGAAACTCTCAAGTTTCTATGTAGTTACAGCGGGAAATTGCTTCCTCGTTCCAGTGACGGCGTTCTCCGTTACGTCGGTGGAATGACCAGAGTTCTTGCCGTCGATCGTTCTATATCCTATGcag AGTTGATGGTGAAGCTAGGTGAATTCTGTGGATTTTCGGTGGAATTAAGGTGTCCTTTACCAAACGGAGACTTGGAGACATTGATTTCGGTAAAATCGGACGAGGAATTAACCAACTTGATTACCGAATACGATAGATCTTGTCCGGGTTCCAAGATTAGAGCTATATTGTTTCCTCCGAAATCGCTCAAGAAAATCTCTCCTCCGACCTCGAATGCTTCCAGCATCGAGTTTTCACCTACCAAATCAGTTTTTAATCATGACCGATCTGGCAGTTTTTCCCCTCCGATCGGATACAAAGGCCGTCGCTGCAGTCCAAGCCGTCCACAAGAACTCCTACGTCATAATCATCAGTGTTGCGGTTATTGGCATTAG
- the LOC133675613 gene encoding C2 and GRAM domain-containing protein At5g50170: MRLYVYVLQGKGLAVKDTYFILQVGKHKSKTRVFRNNSNPVMNEEFVFRVNGNNDQQELVVSVFNHDDDDDDFGSFFNGSGDLVGRVQIPVWSVAAEQNQTLPPTWFSLEKPMTDKFINMDCGKILLSLSLSRKCDKSSTNHFVYANSNVNEDYKESEGPCISSHGMHGCKAPRVKIAEGKKLMKTIVSRLERVFNKHEENSRTDDSSELTSASSDCEDCDHSSNCSFVEGLEIMSSRDNEQEMPENLQGGILLDKIYVVPSWDLNMFLFAPNSLFMKDLEELQGTTDAEEGPWKRKSANMSHLTRTVSYTKAATKLVKSVKATEEQTYIKADGKEFAVLTNVSTPEVPYGNTFNIELLYKILPGPEISSGEASSHLLISWGINFCKSTMMKGMIEGGARQGLKESFDQFANLLAQNFKTMDSMDSSNKDHMLAKLEAAHQSEWQLASDFFWNFTAVSTIFMILYVVVHIFFCEPSIVQGLEFNGLDLPDSFGQLITCAILVIQLERVCNMMKHFIQARLQRGSDHGVRAQGEGWVLAVALIEGTNLPSLDSRGLSDPYVVLTCNGKTRTSSIQLHTSDPQWNEILEFDAMDEPPSVLDVEVFYFDGPFDQATSLGHAEIMFLKHTSTELADMWIPLEGKLSQSSQSKLHLRIFIDNDKGVETVKEYLTKMEKEVGKKLNLPSPHRNSTFQKLFELPPEEFLINDFTCQLKRKMPLQGRLFLSARILGFYSNLFGHKTKFFFLWEDIEDIQVHPPSLSSVGSPFLVIILRRGRGLHARRWAKSQDEEGRLRYHFQSFISFNIASRTIMALWKTKTMIPEHKTQLAEEQPQDEEKRSIMLEDYGCSVSPEEVKMPKIFSAELPFSVESLMEMFDGGKMEHEIMEKSGRLSYATTAWESVKPGVFERQITYRFKHHISIFGGEVTCTQHKSPLENDKGWTVNELTVMHDVPFADYFHVNLRYQIEKSSLAHCACECGVYVGITWLKSTKFQKRITRNITDKFTQIMKEVFELIKREKLFANHDQHPLRHEDATMRI, encoded by the exons ATGAGGTTATATGTTTATGTCTTGCAAGGCAAAGGCTTGGCTGTGAAGGACACTTACTTTATACTTCAAGTTGGTAAACACAAGTCCAAGACTAGAGTTTTCAGAAACAACTCAAATCCTGTAATGAATGAGGAGTTTGTTTTCAGAGTTAATGGTAATAATGATCAGCAAGAGTTGGTTGTCTCTGTCTTTaatcatgatgatgatgatgatgattttggcAGCTTCTTTAATGGCTCTGGGGATTTAGTGGGTCGGGTTCAGATTCCTGTTTGGTCTGTTGCAGCAGAGCAGAATCAGACCTTGCCACCTACTTGGTTCTCGCTTGAAAAGCCCATGACTGACAAATTTATCAATATGGATTGTG GGAAAATTCTTCTCAGTCTCTCCCTGAGCAGAAAATGCGACAAATCTTCTACTAACCACTTTGTTTATGCAAACTCAAATGTTAACGAGGACTATAAAGAATCTGAAGGTCCATGCATATCATCTCATGGCATGCATGGCTGTAAAGCTCCTCGTGTCAAGATAGCGGAAGGGAAGAAGTTAATGAAGACCATCGTGAGTCGTTTGGAGAGGGTTTTCAATAAGCATGAGGAAAATTCAAGAACTGATGATTCTTCAGAGTTAACTAGTGCTTCTTCTGATTGTGAGGATTGTGATCATTCATCAAATTGTAGTTTCGTAGAAGGATTGGAGATCATGAGTTCAAGAGATAATGAACAAGAAATGCCTGAAAACCTCCAGGGTGGTATTCTTCTTGATAAAATATATGTTGTCCCCTCGTGGGATCTCAATATGTTTCTTTTTGCACCCAATTCACTGTTTATGAAGGACCTAGAAGAGCTGCAGGGAACAACAGATGCTGAAGAGGGGCCTTGGAAAAGGAAATCAGCAAACATGTCTCATTTAACTCGAACTGTTTCCTATACAAAAGCTGCAACAAAGTTAGTTAAGTCCGTTAAAGCTACCGAGGagcaaacatatataaaagcaGATGGAAAGGAATTTGCAGTATTAACAAATGTTAGCACTCCAGAAGTTCCATATGGAAAtacattcaacattgagttgctATACAAGATACTGCCTGGTCCAGAAATATCTTCAGGAGAAGCATCTTCCCACCTTTTAATATCATGGGGAATTAATTTCTGTAAAAGCACAATGATGAAAGGTATGATTGAAGGAGGAGCGAGGCAGGGACTGAAGGAGAGTTTTGATCAGTTTGCCAACTTGTTGGCTCAGAATTTCAAGACCATGGATTCTATGGATTCATCAAACAAGGACCATATGCTGGCAAAGTTGGAAGCAGCACACCAGTCAGAATGGCAATTGGCATCAGATTTCTTTTGGAATTTCACAGCTGTGTCCAccatttttatgattttatacgtagttgttcatatttttttctgtgaGCCAAGCATAGTCCAAGGTTTGGAATTTAACGGTCTTGATTTACCAGACAGTTTTGGACAGCTCATAACTTGTGCAATTTTAGTCATTCAATTGGAACGAGTTTGTAACATGATGAAACACTTCATACAAGCTAGGCTTCAAAGAG GCAGTGACCACGGTGTCAGAGCCCAAGGTGAAGGGTGGGTTCTTGCTGTGGCATTAATTGAAGGCACCAATTTACCATCCTTGGATTCGAGAGGGTTGTCAGATCCTTATGTAGTGTTGACCTGTAATGGTAAAACAAGAACAAGTTCTATACAGCTTCATACGAGTGATCCCCAGTGGAATG AAATACTAGAGTTTGATGCAATGGATGAACCACCCTCAGTTCTAGATGtggaagttttttattttgatggtcCATTTGACCAAGCCACCTCACTTGGTCATGCTGAGATAATGTTTTTGAAGCACACATCAACTGAACTAGCAGACATGTGGATTCCCCTTGAGGGAAAGCTCTCGCAGTCTTCTCAGTCAAAGCTACACTTGCGAATATTTATAGATAACGACAAAGGTGTTGAAACTGTAAAGGAGTACTTAACAAAGATGGAGAAGGAAGTCGGGAAGAAG TTGAACTTACCATCACCTCACAGGAATTCGACTTTCCAGAAATTGTTTGAGTTGCCACCAGAAGAATTTCTCATCAATGATTTTACATGCCAGCTGAAGAGGAAAATGCCTTTGCAG GGAAGGCTTTTTCTGTCTGCAAGAATTCTTGGTTTTTATTCCAATTTGTTTggacataaaacaaaattcttCTTTCTCTGGGAGGATATCGAAGACATCCAAGTGCATCCTCCATCACTATCATCCGTGGGTAGTCCTTTTCTGGTCATAATTCTGCGAAGGGGAAGAGGTCTTCATGCAAGACGTTGGGCGAAATCACAAGATGAAGAAGGCAGGCTAAGATACCACTTCCAatcatttatttcattcaaCATTGCAAGCAG GACAATCATGGCCTTgtggaaaacaaaaacaatgatcCCTGAGCATAAAACACAACTTGCTGAAGAACAGCCTCAAGATGAAGAAAAACGGTCCATCATGCTTGAAGACTATGGATGCTCTGTGAGTCCTGAAGAAGTAAAGATGCCCAAGATTTTCTCTGCTGAACTTCCTTTTAGT GTAGAATCACTGATGGAAATGTTTGACGGAGGAAAGATGGAGCACGAAATCATGGAAAAATCTGGACGTCTTAGCTATGCAACTACAGCATGGGAGTCAGTAAAGCCTGGAGTTTTTGAACGGCAAATCACGTACAGATTCAAACACCATATTTCAATCTTTGGAGGGGAAGTCACCTGCACACAACATAAATCTCCGCTTGAAAATGATAAAGGGTGGACTGTTAATGAGCTCACGGTGATGCATGATGTCCCATTTGCTGACTACTTCCAT GTCAATCTTCGGTACCAGATTGAGAAATCCTCCCTTGCTCATTGTGCATGTGAGTGTGGTGTTTATGTTGGGATCACCTGGTTGAAAAGCACCAAGTTCCAAAAAAGAATCACTCGAAACATAACTGATAAATTCACACAAATAATGAAGGAGGTATTTGAATTGATCAAGAGGGAGAAACTTTTTGCAAATCATGATCAACATCCCCTTCGACACGAAGATGCTACAATGCGTATTTGA